In Zingiber officinale cultivar Zhangliang chromosome 11B, Zo_v1.1, whole genome shotgun sequence, a single window of DNA contains:
- the LOC122034327 gene encoding transcription factor MTB1-like isoform X2, with product MVVAEFWSDEERKMAIAVLGREAFEYICARRVASFDGQLTAVGVGGADLQTKLQDLVERPPSAGGGWAYAIFWQIARSASGDLVLGWGDGHCRELGDGEDAGGDPVDGGRQKMRKRVLEWLHLLSGGSDDENCALRLDRITGAEMYFLASMYFSFPKGVDAAGKALASGKHIWISEAELASPVVGSMRAFLARSAGFRTTVFVPLDASVLELGSLDAVPESFEVLRSIRSAFGLENPTSGHIAKHPRIFGNDLYPDVDRVNGNAASSAKTQKRPSEMIKKPGDHRLRNPIGIGGTLLQWNHNLSKCDPVSPVQPQQLHRPPPQSFVPPSGQIDFGAVGGNPASASLRELAMDADLSDVEGPSKEQAETTATAEVRRPRKRGRKPANGRDEPLNHVEAERQRREKLNQKFYALRAVVPNISKMDKASLLGDAIAYITELQQKLKEMEAEREAWDGTTSTDHRRPNQIEVETAEGEVVVRVSCPLEGHPLSKVIRALRTSQSDVVDTKVDANSDSVLHTFIVRSPEQEDQEASLGEKIF from the exons ATGGTGGTAGCTGAGTTTTGGTCCGACGAGGAGCGGAAAATGGCGATCGCGGTGCTCGGCCGGGAGGCGTTCGAGTACATCTGCGCTCGACGTGTGGCTTCCTTCGACGGGCAACTCACCGCCGTCGGCGTCGGCGGCGCGGATCTACAGACCAAGCTCCAGGACCTCGTCGAGAGACCGCCTTCGGCTGGTGGCGGCTGGGCCTACGCCATATTCTGGCAGATAGCGCGGTCTGCTTCCGGGGATCTCGTCCTCGGTTGGGGAGACGGCCACTGCCGCGAGCTGGGCGACGGAGAGGATGCCGGCGGCGACCCGGTAGATGGAGGAAGACAGAAGATGCGGAAGCGGGTTCTAGAGTGGCTCCACTTGCTATCCGGCGGCTCCGACGACGAGAACTGCGCGCTGAGGCTCGACCGCATCACCGGCGCGGAGATGTACTTCCTGGCTTCGATGTATTTCTCGTTCCCAAAAGGGGTGGACGCGGCTGGGAAAGCGCTTGCCTCGGGTAAGCATATCTGGATATCCGAGGCGGAGCTCGCATCGCCGGTGGTTGGCAGCATGCGGGCGTTTCTTGCGAGGTCGGCAGGGTTCCGAACCACCGTCTTCGTTCCGCTCGACGCCTCCGTGCTTGAGTTGGGATCTCTGGATGCCGTGCCGGAGAGCTTCGAGGTGTTGCGCTCGATTAGATCCGCTTTCGGCCTGGAGAACCCCACCAGTGGCCATATCGCGAAGCATCCCAGGATTTTTGGAAATGATTTGTACCCTGACGTCGATCGTGTCAATGGTAACGCTGCTTCGTCGGCGAAGACGCAAAAGAGGCCGTCGGAGATGATTAAGAAACCAGGAGATCACCGACTAAGGAACCCAATCGGCATTGGCGGAACTCTGCTGCAGTGGAATCACAATCTGAGCAAGTGCGACCCGGTGAGCCCTGTACAGCCTCAGCAGCTTCACCGGCCACCGCCGCAATCCTTCGTGCCGCCGTCGGGGCAAATCGATTTTGGTGCCGTCGGAGGAAACCCTGCTTCCGCCAGCCTTCGGGAATTAGCAATGGATGCAGATCTGTCCGACGTAGAAGGCCCGAGCAAGGAGCAAGCGGAGACTACAGCGACTGCAGAGGTGAGGCGGCCGCGGAAGAGGGGGCGGAAGCCGGCAAACGGCCGGGATGAGCCGCTGAACCACGTGGAGGCGGAGAGGCAACGGAGGGAGAAGCTGAACCAGAAATTCTACGCCCTGCGCGCGGTGGTGCCCAACATCTCCAAAATGGACAAGGCCTCCCTTCTGGGCGACGCCATCGCCTACATCACGGAGCTTCAGCAGAAGCTGAAGGAGATGGAAGCGGAGCGGGAAGCCTGGGATGGAACAACCTCTACGGACCACCGGAGGcccaatcagatcgaggtggagacgGCGGAGGGGGAGGTGGTCGTCCGGGTGAGCTGCCCGCTGGAGGGGCACCCGCTCTCCAAAGTCATCCGAGCTCTGAGGACCTCGCAGAGCGATGTGGTGGACACCAAGGTGGACGCAAACAGTGACAGCGTATTGCACACGTTCATCGTCCGATCGCCGGAGCAGGAG GATCAAGAAGCTTCTTTAGGAGAAAAGATCTTCTGA
- the LOC122034327 gene encoding transcription factor MTB1-like isoform X1 has translation MVVAEFWSDEERKMAIAVLGREAFEYICARRVASFDGQLTAVGVGGADLQTKLQDLVERPPSAGGGWAYAIFWQIARSASGDLVLGWGDGHCRELGDGEDAGGDPVDGGRQKMRKRVLEWLHLLSGGSDDENCALRLDRITGAEMYFLASMYFSFPKGVDAAGKALASGKHIWISEAELASPVVGSMRAFLARSAGFRTTVFVPLDASVLELGSLDAVPESFEVLRSIRSAFGLENPTSGHIAKHPRIFGNDLYPDVDRVNGNAASSAKTQKRPSEMIKKPGDHRLRNPIGIGGTLLQWNHNLSKCDPVSPVQPQQLHRPPPQSFVPPSGQIDFGAVGGNPASASLRELAMDADLSDVEGPSKEQAETTATAEVRRPRKRGRKPANGRDEPLNHVEAERQRREKLNQKFYALRAVVPNISKMDKASLLGDAIAYITELQQKLKEMEAEREAWDGTTSTDHRRPNQIEVETAEGEVVVRVSCPLEGHPLSKVIRALRTSQSDVVDTKVDANSDSVLHTFIVRSPEQERLCEVVYKRGILFVMKGHSLAYATLLSRIRSDCSSSICSDCD, from the exons ATGGTGGTAGCTGAGTTTTGGTCCGACGAGGAGCGGAAAATGGCGATCGCGGTGCTCGGCCGGGAGGCGTTCGAGTACATCTGCGCTCGACGTGTGGCTTCCTTCGACGGGCAACTCACCGCCGTCGGCGTCGGCGGCGCGGATCTACAGACCAAGCTCCAGGACCTCGTCGAGAGACCGCCTTCGGCTGGTGGCGGCTGGGCCTACGCCATATTCTGGCAGATAGCGCGGTCTGCTTCCGGGGATCTCGTCCTCGGTTGGGGAGACGGCCACTGCCGCGAGCTGGGCGACGGAGAGGATGCCGGCGGCGACCCGGTAGATGGAGGAAGACAGAAGATGCGGAAGCGGGTTCTAGAGTGGCTCCACTTGCTATCCGGCGGCTCCGACGACGAGAACTGCGCGCTGAGGCTCGACCGCATCACCGGCGCGGAGATGTACTTCCTGGCTTCGATGTATTTCTCGTTCCCAAAAGGGGTGGACGCGGCTGGGAAAGCGCTTGCCTCGGGTAAGCATATCTGGATATCCGAGGCGGAGCTCGCATCGCCGGTGGTTGGCAGCATGCGGGCGTTTCTTGCGAGGTCGGCAGGGTTCCGAACCACCGTCTTCGTTCCGCTCGACGCCTCCGTGCTTGAGTTGGGATCTCTGGATGCCGTGCCGGAGAGCTTCGAGGTGTTGCGCTCGATTAGATCCGCTTTCGGCCTGGAGAACCCCACCAGTGGCCATATCGCGAAGCATCCCAGGATTTTTGGAAATGATTTGTACCCTGACGTCGATCGTGTCAATGGTAACGCTGCTTCGTCGGCGAAGACGCAAAAGAGGCCGTCGGAGATGATTAAGAAACCAGGAGATCACCGACTAAGGAACCCAATCGGCATTGGCGGAACTCTGCTGCAGTGGAATCACAATCTGAGCAAGTGCGACCCGGTGAGCCCTGTACAGCCTCAGCAGCTTCACCGGCCACCGCCGCAATCCTTCGTGCCGCCGTCGGGGCAAATCGATTTTGGTGCCGTCGGAGGAAACCCTGCTTCCGCCAGCCTTCGGGAATTAGCAATGGATGCAGATCTGTCCGACGTAGAAGGCCCGAGCAAGGAGCAAGCGGAGACTACAGCGACTGCAGAGGTGAGGCGGCCGCGGAAGAGGGGGCGGAAGCCGGCAAACGGCCGGGATGAGCCGCTGAACCACGTGGAGGCGGAGAGGCAACGGAGGGAGAAGCTGAACCAGAAATTCTACGCCCTGCGCGCGGTGGTGCCCAACATCTCCAAAATGGACAAGGCCTCCCTTCTGGGCGACGCCATCGCCTACATCACGGAGCTTCAGCAGAAGCTGAAGGAGATGGAAGCGGAGCGGGAAGCCTGGGATGGAACAACCTCTACGGACCACCGGAGGcccaatcagatcgaggtggagacgGCGGAGGGGGAGGTGGTCGTCCGGGTGAGCTGCCCGCTGGAGGGGCACCCGCTCTCCAAAGTCATCCGAGCTCTGAGGACCTCGCAGAGCGATGTGGTGGACACCAAGGTGGACGCAAACAGTGACAGCGTATTGCACACGTTCATCGTCCGATCGCCGGAGCAGGAG aggttatgtgaggtggtatataaaaggggaatcctcttcgTGATGAAGGGACACTCACTAGCATATGCAACTCTACTCTCGCGCATACGTTCTGACTGTTCTTCATCCATTTGTTCAGActgtgactga